From a single Mycosarcoma maydis chromosome 2, whole genome shotgun sequence genomic region:
- a CDS encoding 60S ribosomal protein eL32, translating into MAATSIPIVKKRTKAFKRHHSDRYHRVGESWRKPKGIDSAVRRRFRSTVRMPKIGYGSNKKTRHLMPNGYRRLVVSNVRDVELLLMHNGVYAAEIAHNVSSKKRIDILEKAKALGVKVTNANARVRAQEA; encoded by the coding sequence atggctgCCACTTCCATCCCTATTGTCAAGAAGCGCACCAAGGCCTTCAAGCGCCACCACTCGGACCGATACCACCGTGTCGGCGAGTCGTGGCGTAAGCCCAAGGGTATCGACTCTGCTGTGCGTCGTCGTTTCCGCAGCACCGTTCGCATGCCCAAGATCGGTTACGGTTCCAACAAGAAGACCCGTCACCTCATGCCCAACGGCTACCGCCGCCTCGTGGTCTCCAACGTCCGTgacgtcgagctcctcctcatGCACAACGGTGTTTACGCTGCCGAGATCGCGCACAACGTTTCGtccaagaagcgcatcgacaTCCTCGAGAAGGCCAAGGCTCTCGGCGTCAAGGTCACCAATGCCAACGCTCGTGTTCGTGCTCAGGAGGCATAA
- a CDS encoding 60S ribosomal protein uL13 — MSLQQANPYIVDGKGHLLGRLAATLAKELLSGQKVVVVRSELINVSGSFFRNKLKYHAYLHKRHLVNPKKAGPFHHRAPSRILYKAIRGMIPHKTARGAAALQRLKVYEGVPPPYDRKKLMVIPAALRVLRLKPGRKFATIKRISHEVGWNHMETVDKLEAKRKVKQQAYHERQVAASKKRAAAQTATADKLKDVNAQLASYGY; from the coding sequence ATGTCCCTCCAGCAGGCAAACCCATACATCGTTGACGGCAAGGGCCACCTTCTCGGTCGTCTCGCCGCCACTCTGGCCAAGGAGCTTCTCTCGGGCCAGAAGGTCGTTGTTGTTCGATCCGAGCTTATCAACGTCTCGGGCTCGTTCTTCCGCAACAAGTTGAAGTACCACGCCTACCTGCACAAGCGCCACTTGGTTAACCCCAAGAAGGCTGGTCCCTTCCACCACCGTGCCCCTTCGCGCATCCTCTACAAGGCCATCCGCGGCATGATTCCCCACAAGACCGCTCGTGGTGCCGCCGCTCTGCAGCGATTGAAGGTCTACGAGGGTGTCCCGCCTCCTTACGACcgcaagaagctcatgGTCATCCCTGCGGCTCTGCGTGTCCTCCGTCTTAAGCCCGGCCGCAAGTTCGCCACCATCAAGCGTATCTCGCACGAGGTTGGCTGGAACCACATGGAGACtgtcgacaagctcgaggccaagcgcaaggtcaagcagcaggcttACCACGAGCGCCAGgtcgctgcttccaagaagcgcgccgCCGCTCAgaccgccaccgccgacaagctcaaggacgTCAACGCCCAGCTCGCTTCGTACGGCTACTAA